The DNA window TTCCACTTCCCAGTGCGATATTTTTCTTAAATGCAATGATTTTTGATCGTAATGTACCTATGGTTAGATCTGCGGTATTTAGAAATTGATTGACTGTTTTTTCGCCAAAAAAAACCTTTAAATCGTTTATTTTCATAGAAACAGTATTTGTTTCTAATTCGCTGAAAATTTTATTCAGTTTGATGTCTTCAGCCAAACCAACTAATTTTTCATAATTTTCATATAAATAACCCTGCTTTTTTCCTTTTCTTTTTGGCGACTTTATTTCACTAATTGATTTTAATATTTCATCAAATTGAGCAGGTTTAATTGTTTTGCTTTTAGCTTCCATTTCAGAAAGCAGATGAATCAATTTTTCATGATAGTTTAGTAGCTCTTTTTGAATAAACTTTTGCTTTCTTTATAGCTTATATTAGCTGTATTGCTTATGAATGAGGTTTTTATTTGATTTAACTTGGATTTGTAATTTAAGATTTCAGTTTTTTGAGAAATAATTTTTTGTTCTATCTCTAAAAAATCACTCAACTTTCCAAAACCTGATTTTTCGTTAAATAAATTAACCCATTCTTTGATCTTATCTTCCTGAAATGTTTTTATAGCATCTAATACGAGAGGTACATTATACGCCCGTCCTATAAACTCGTTGTCAATAGTAAAATTAACAGGTGTATAATCATCGGTGGAAAAAGGGGCAGGTTCTCTGGTGTCACCAATTGAGCACATGCCGGTACTATAATCAACTCGATTACTTTCTGCAAGTTTACGTTCTCTTTTAGTAGTGGACATTGTTTATTTATTGTATTGACCAGTTTTAAAATCAGACACTTATTACAGTTATAATTTTTGCATTATCCCTTTCACCAAATGCAGATATTACTTACAGGCAGCGGTCCTAATTTGCTGCCTGTAAGTATAGGATATTACTCTCGTTTCAAATTCAACTTCTGCCCCTGAATGTCTAACTCACGAGCGCAAATGGTAAAGCTTTGTGAGCCTGTGCCGCTTCCTGAAAGACTGAAGGTTTCGCTGAAATTGACGACGGCTGCGTGGTTAAACTTAATGGTTCGTAGTTCTTCACCTTTTTGATTGCTAAACTTGATATCACCGTTGATATCGTCTTTGTGCGGCAATACCATCAGTTCAATGATTTTGGCATCTGCATTACGGGTTTCGATGGTTACGTCAATATTGCCGCCAAATACTTCTGATGTAGTCTCATTGGTATTGGGATTTACATGCTGGTGCAAGCTGTAGGAACAGTGTAATACTTCAAACTTTTTACTGTCGATGGTAATTTCTGCTTTATGTGCCATTTTTATAATTGTTTTGGTTTAAATGTTTAGAGTACTGTTTATTGTTTTAGTTCCGAATCCCAATTGCCTTTGGTGCCTGTCATGTTGATAGCAAATACTTTGGCAGGAAAGAAGGGCTTTAGATCCACATTGATGATGACGTGAGTGGGCTTTTCTGGGTTTCTTTTCACTTCCAGACCACGATAATCTTCGATGATTTTTCCGGGTCCACGAATCTCCGCCAGAAACTTCGAAATCTGCTTTTTGATGTCTTCCAACATCTTGTTGTCGATATTCTCAAACGTACGGCGGTTCAGGAAATCTTGCATGATTTTGCCAATCCAGTCAAACACACGTACCACACTGTACGTTTGTAAGCCTACATTGTCGCCGTCAAAGAGGGTTTTGGCCGATTGCGGTACTACCCGCCCCCACTCATAAATCAACGGAATCAGGCCCCTGTTTTCCAATTGTGCCACTTCATTTTTGCGCATCGTGAAGCGCGTTCCGCTGGCCATTTTGAGTTTACCGTTAGCCAATCCCGCCGACGGTTGGGCAATGTTGCCGCCCCAAAGTAAGCCCGCCAAGGCCATGGAAGGAGGGATAAACAAATGGTCTTCTTCGCCGATTTCGGTATTGGCCTCGCGGCCTACCACCCAGTTGCAAGGCATCATCACGTGCGCTTTGTGCGGGTCAGAACCCGTCAGCTTGTCGCGGTCAAACATGGCCTCTACGTCTTCGGCGCTGTCGAGGTGACGATAATCCGTAATCATCATCACTTTGTTTTGGTGCGCCAGTTCGGCCCATTTATCGACGATGATATTTTTCTTTAACCAACCCGGCAACACAATCAATGAATAGTTGTTGGTCAGGTCAAAACGGTCATAATTATCGCGTAATTCCTTAGCTACTTGCTCAAAAATACCCGTCGGGTTACTGAAGCCATCGGTGTCGGTAGTGTGCTCCAGTCCTGCATCAAACAGTACCAGATTTTTCACTTTTTCTTCGGCCGTATTTTCAAAAAACAAAGCCAGTGACCGGTAGGAGCGCTCCAATTCTTCGGTTTGCGTGAGGCAATTTCGTAAGTTGGCTTTTAATGTTTCGCTCGCCGACGTGGCTTTTTGCTCGGCTTCGGCAATCATATCGGCCACGTTGTCGTGGGCCGTAAGTAGGTCAGCCACCGCCTGAAGGCGTTTTTTGAGTTTTTTGCGGTCGGCTTTATTCTCTTCCTCCTCCAAAAACATGCTTTTCCGCGCCTTTTTGGTGGGGTCCATGTTTTCGGTACCATCGACGATGGTTTTGATGAATTCAAAGCCACCATACTTGGCTAGTTGCTGTACCGTCTGGGTTAAGGGACGGGGAGCTGCTTTCTCTTTTAGGAGTTCTTTAGTTTGATGTAATTGTTCTTCCAAAGACATAGGTTTTCTGTTAAATGCCGAAAATTATTCCTGAGATTTTCAGCGTATTAGTTATTTGTCACCATCAACGGCATCCAATTCAGCAATCATGGCATTGAGGGCTTCTACAAATGCCGCTTTGCCAACGGGGTCGGCCAACAGTTTTTGAAATACCTTATTGGTCATCAGGCGTTTAATCAAGGTTTGATAATCATCCTCTTTACCTTTCAACTCCTGTAAATAGCCGCTTTGCTCAATCATTCCTTTGACGGTAAAAGCCGACATACTCGTAAAACTGAGGGTTTCGTTTACTTCCTGCCCATCTTCGGTGGTGTGGCTTACGTCCACTTGAGGTTGAAAATGGTCAAAAGCTTCCTGGAGTTTTTGGATGCCTTCCACGGGGGCTTGGCTCATAGAATCAGCGGTAAATTTACTGATGATGGCCGTTTTGTTGTCGTGGAGGAGTTTGATTGCTTCGCTGGTTCCTTCGTCGATGACGATACCGCCTAATTGGGGTTTTTCGATTGCCATAATAATATACTTGTTGGAAATTACAATTGCGCTGGTGATTCTTTTACCGATTTATTAAGGAGTGTTCGGCTTAGGCCAGTCTTGTAGATGCTTTTCTACGGTTCATCGTATTCGTATTGATTATTTCAGGATGTATTTTCAGTACCTGTTCCAAAATAGGATCATTAAGATTATGCCTGCTTGCAAAAGAAAGTACTTGACTTTCACTCATTGATGATTGAGTATTTGATGTAAAAATGATATCAGATAAGCGATTGCCTGCAGCAATCGCAATACTGCCAATTACAGCTCCAACATAGAAAGAAGCGGACATCCCGGCTATTATGCTTAAGGCTTCTAGTTTCGTCCCTGCAACGATAAGTTCACCAATCGTAAGATACCCCCAAGTGTTTTAATAGCATTTAAAATGGCTGATGCGGTAGAAGTCGCTGCCGCTTGTGTTGCAAATAGTGAATTGGGAGCAGGTAAACCCAAAGCGTCCATATTTTCTTTGAAATATTCAAAAAAGCTTTTTGCCATTGTTTTTAAAAATTAAAATGTTTATACACGTCTTTTATTCTTATTTTTTCAATAAGCAGAAATATGCTTTTGCTTGTACATATTATTACTATTTCACCCACTCAAACTCGCCATTTTCGTTCAATTTCAGCGTTACTGAGCTTCCCTTGCTGAGTTCTCCCGAAACAATCATCCGCGACAGCGGTCGACGAATGCGGTTGCGAATCACCCCCCGAATCGGCCTTGCCCCGTATTTGGGCGTAAAGCCCTCCAACGCCAACGCCTTGCGCGCTTCGTCTTCAATTGTCAGCGTTATCCCCTGTTTTTCCAGCAACACCACCAACGGCTTGAGCTGGATATTAAAGATGTTGATTACTGCATTCTCCGTAATCGGACTGAACGGGATAATTTCTGTCAATCGACCCAAAAACTCGGGGCGGAAGTGCTTGGTCATCAAATCCAACACATCGTTGGAGGCAGGAATTTTGCCCTTCCCAAACTGCTCCACTATCCAATCTGCACCAATGTTAGACGTAAACAGTATGATGGCATTACTGAAATCCCCCTCCCGACCCAAGCGGTCGTGTAGCGTACCTTCGTCCAGAATCTGTAAAAAACAGGTCAAAAACCGACGGGTGCGCTTTTTTCGATTTCGTCAAACAACACTATCGCAAAAGGCTGTTGTTTGATTTTGGTCACCAACAATCCTCCCTCTTCGTAGCCCACGTAGCCCGGAGGCGCACCGTATAACACCGCGGCCGAATGTTCTTCCTTAAACTCCGACATATCGAAACGAATCAGGGCTTTTTCGTCGTTGAACAGAAAATCGGCCATCGTTTTGGCCAACTCTGTTTTGCCCGTCCCCGTGGGGCCCGAAAAGAAAAATGAACCAATGGGCTGTCCCGGACGACTCAACCCCGAGCGGTTTTCCAGAATGGCATCCGAAATCACTTTGATAGCGTGGTCTTGTCCCACCACCCGTTTTTTGAGGTGTTCGTCCAATTGCAGCAGTTTTTCCCGCTCTTTCGATTGCAGTTTCCCCAGCGGAATCCCCGTTTTGTGCGCCACTACGGCCGCCACATCGTGTTTTTCCACGGTCTCTTTTTTCTGACCACCCAAAGTTTCTAGTTTTATCAGCAGCTCCGTCAGGTAATCCGCCACGGCTTCTGGCAATTCCATTTGGGCAAGTTCCGTTTCTTCTTCCAACTGTCCCAACAAAATCGGACTGAGTCGGTGCTGCAACTGGCGTTCAAACCAGCGCAGCTCTTGGGTGTATAAAAGCGGGTCGCCGCTCCCATGCGACTCGCGCAGACTGGAAAGCTCGGTGCGTAAAAAGTCAATCTCGCGCTGCGTGGTTTCGGACATGAGTTTCATGGCCGCCATCGTGCGGTCGATGAGGTCAATGGCGGCATCGGGCAGGCGGCGGTCTTTGATGTAGCGCCGCGCCAGCCGAACGGTTTCGTTGATGGTTCCCTCACCCACTTTGATTTGGTGATGGTCTTCAAAAAGCGAAACTACTTTGCCCACCATGCGGCCTGCGGTGATTTCGTCGGGTTCTTCGACTTTGACGAGTTCGAAGCGACGGCTAAAGGCTTCGTCAGGCTCCATGAATTTGCGAAACTCGTCGAGCGTTGTGGCGCCAATGACGGTCAGTTCCCCGCGCGCCAGTTCGGGTTTGAGCAAATTGACCAGTCCCATGGCTCCGCTTTGGGGATCCATTAGCACGTGAATTTCGTCAATAAAAAGTAAGGCCCGTTCGTGCTGTTTGACTTCAGCAATGATATTTTTGAGACGGTCTTCGATTTCCCCTTTGTAAGAAGCGCCCGCAATG is part of the Runella rosea genome and encodes:
- a CDS encoding phage tail sheath C-terminal domain-containing protein, with the protein product MSLEEQLHQTKELLKEKAAPRPLTQTVQQLAKYGGFEFIKTIVDGTENMDPTKKARKSMFLEEEENKADRKKLKKRLQAVADLLTAHDNVADMIAEAEQKATSASETLKANLRNCLTQTEELERSYRSLALFFENTAEEKVKNLVLFDAGLEHTTDTDGFSNPTGIFEQVAKELRDNYDRFDLTNNYSLIVLPGWLKKNIIVDKWAELAHQNKVMMITDYRHLDSAEDVEAMFDRDKLTGSDPHKAHVMMPCNWVVGREANTEIGEEDHLFIPPSMALAGLLWGGNIAQPSAGLANGKLKMASGTRFTMRKNEVAQLENRGLIPLIYEWGRVVPQSAKTLFDGDNVGLQTYSVVRVFDWIGKIMQDFLNRRTFENIDNKMLEDIKKQISKFLAEIRGPGKIIEDYRGLEVKRNPEKPTHVIINVDLKPFFPAKVFAINMTGTKGNWDSELKQ
- a CDS encoding AAA family ATPase: MTCFLQILDEGTLHDRLGREGDFSNAIILFTSNIGADWIVEQFGKGKIPASNDVLDLMTKHFRPEFLGRLTEIIPFSPITENAVINIFNIQLKPLVVLLEKQGITLTIEDEARKALALEGFTPKYGARPIRGVIRNRIRRPLSRMIVSGELSKGSSVTLKLNENGEFEWVK
- a CDS encoding ATP-dependent Clp protease ATP-binding subunit; its protein translation is MISTTLTDELTRAIQIAQSIAKENQHAAFSPGHLLKGLLHNDVGLASVLVTWDVDIHYLRDWADIRVEKYPKSARLGDSIRGDAQVQAVFEVSDVIRMKLGEEEVAPLAVLAAIARPGVGFQKDQLKSFPLTETEILGKVMASAGVQSAVNPQNGSSPAKGTPTSVGGNASAQALLKYCFDKTAIAREGKLDPIIGRDKETRMMVEILGRRTKPNVIIVGEPGVGKTALVEGLAQLIVAEQVPGHLQKASLFQLDMGALIAGASYKGEIEDRLKNIIAEVKQHERALLFIDEIHVLMDPQSGAMGLVNLLKPELARGELTVIGATTLDEFRKFMEPDEAFSRRFELVKVEEPDEITAGRMVGKVVSLFEDHHQIKVGEGTINETVRLARRYIKDRRLPDAAIDLIDRTMAAMKLMSETTQREIDFLRTELSSLRESHGSGDPLLYTQELRWFERQLQHRLSPILLGQLEEETELAQMELPEAVADYLTELLIKLETLGGQKKETVEKHDVAAVVAHKTGIPLGKLQSKEREKLLQLDEHLKKRVVGQDHAIKVISDAILENRSGLSRPGQPIGSFFFSGPTGTGKTELAKTMADFLFNDEKALIRFDMSEFKEEHSAAVLYGAPPGYVGYEEGGLLVTKIKQQPFAIVLFDEIEKSAPVGF
- the tssD gene encoding type VI secretion system tube protein TssD, whose protein sequence is MAHKAEITIDSKKFEVLHCSYSLHQHVNPNTNETTSEVFGGNIDVTIETRNADAKIIELMVLPHKDDINGDIKFSNQKGEELRTIKFNHAAVVNFSETFSLSGSGTGSQSFTICARELDIQGQKLNLKRE